From the Fusobacterium ulcerans ATCC 49185 genome, the window CTCCAGCAGTTCCAGCGCCCACTTCACCAATAGTTACCTTTCCTTTAGTAACATTAAGATTTAAATCATTTCCAGAAACAGAAGGTTTTCCAGTAGTTAAAGTAACACCACTAGTATTAATGAATCCACCACCATTTACAGAAATTCCATTTTCATTAGCAAGAATGAAGTCAGCTTTTTGACCAGCAATTTCAACAGTACCATCAATATTTGAAATTTTGTTACCAGTGACTTCAGTCAAGATAGCTTTGGCAGCAGTTCCAGGTTTACCTTCTTGACTAAGGTTAGGGTTATGAGTAACAATACCTCCAGTTTTAGATACAACAGGAGCACCAGTAGCATTGTTATTAAAGATAGCGCTATTTTCACTACCAACACTAAAGTCAACAAATTTATTATGAGATAACCCATTAGAATCAGGTTTAACAATATTAATTAGATCATTTCCATTAGCACTAGTGGACATGGAAGGACCACCAGTATCAGGTTTTATATTATTAGCAGAACGTTTTCTAGCTCTTAAATCTCTGGCAAAAACTTCTTCTCCAACAAAATCAATTCCACCAGTGATCAAAAAAGCAACTATTAAACTTAAGGTAATTCTCTTTTTATTTTTAAGAGAATGTTTTAAAATCTTTTCATTAATCTTTAAATAGTTCATAAAATATCTTCCTCCCTAAAAATTATAGCTTATATTGAAGTATATTGGATTTTGTTCCCTTGGCATATCTTTTGCCCATACTAATGGAATTCCATATGTAAATCCAAGATTAAATGCTCCTCTAGCAATTCTAAAACCAATAGCAAATCCAGCTATTTTATCAGAATTAGGTAAGTCTTTATCTCTTGAAATTCCTCCATCTAATCCTATAAATGGCTTTATAGCAGATAAAAAACTATTTGCATTTTGAGTTCCTAAATATGTAATTGTATTATTAATATAGACACCTTTATTCCCTACTACTGAACTTTCTTTAAATCCTCTTACAGTATATTCATCTCCCATAGTAAACTGATTTGCTGATAATAATCTATCATCAGAATAGCTTCCTCCTATTCCCATTCTATATTGAAAAAGATGGTCTTTTATAGAAAACATTCTTTGCCAATCAAGATTAAAGTTTAACTTATCATATTCAACTTTATAATCTCCTTCTTTTAAAACTTTTGGATCTCCTTCAGCACCAAACCATGGAACTCCTCTCTCATATTCGATTATTCCAAAAACTGTTCCCCCAAATAATCTATTACTATGATCAATTCCAATTACTGTATTTGCATATTTTTTAGTACTAACATCAATTACAATTCCATTCATAGTATTATAATTATCTCTATATGTTATACCTCCATGAACTGTTGTTTTATAATACTGCCCCCTTGAAATTATTTTGCTGACTTTTAATTTATGTTTTTTACTTCTACTTTTATTTTTATAACTTCCCAAATCACTTATAGTGGTATTATAATTATCACCCATATTATAATTATATGAAATTCTCCAGTAGCCAATTGGTACTGAATATCCTATATCATAGTTTGCTTCCTTATCAAGTTTTCTATCATCTGTTAATCTTTCAATATAATTCAATGTTAGTCTGTCATTTATTCCAAATAAATTATCTTGTGAAAAATTTATATTTATTTTGTTTCTTCCTTTATCTTTATAACCACTATCATCCATCCCTACACTAAACCCAGTAGAAGTGTAATTCTCCTCTATAAGAATATCTGAGTATCCATATTCTTCTGTAGGAGCAATCTCAGTCATATTATTATATCCACCAACATTTATATTTTCTAATCCTTGATCCATATCTTGAGTGGTTAAAAGATCTCCTTTTTTCATTGGAAAAGCTAATTTAAGTTTAATTTTATCTAATGTTGTTTCTTCTTTACCTGTCATTTTAATATTCCTAACTTTTCCTTCTTTAACTTCATAAATAAGTTGCCCCTCATTTATATTGCCATACTTGAGAGTTACTAAAGTAGTTACATACCCCTTCGTTAAAAAAACATTTGATAATTTTACTAATAACTCATATATATCTTGTTCATTCATTTCAGTATTTATATACGCAGCTATTATTTTATCCATCTCATTTTTAAAAAGCTTTGATCCTATTACTGTTATATCAGTAAAAAGATATTTTTTTCCTTCCTCAAATCCTAGTTTTGATTCTTCTTTTTCAGTTTCATTCTTGTTTGGATACATTAATTGTTGATTAATATACTCTTGTTGTCTTCTCATCTCAAGCAATCTTTGAGTATTTTCAATATCTCTAAGTGGATCTCTCATAGCAGGACCTGGTCTTGTTGTTTCTGCTATTATAATCTGACTAATTCCTAGCAAGAATAATAAAATCATAAACCAATTGTGAGTTTTGTATAGAATTTTCTTCAATTTTAGTCTCATCTTTCCTCTCTCCTTGACTCTCACTCTTTCTCTCTGCAATTTTTAATTCTATTTCCATTTCTGAAGTTTCTTTTGTTATTTCTATTTCTTTTTCAGCTAAAGCAACTCCTTGATTATCAACAGATTCTAGGACTAATTTATATTTTCCTAATATTAAGTTTTCTATTATAAAATAACCATCATTTTCTGGAATGCATACTTCTATTTTTTTATTGTTTTTTATGTCTATTACATTTAAATATAATGTTTTTAAGTATTTATATCTCAATGTTTCATCATTAAAAGTTATCATTCCTGATACAAGCTTCCTTGGATATAAAGGGATATCCAATTTTAACGTGTCTGCTTGATTAACTCTAGCTTTGTATGTATCATATTGAGCCACATATAAAGGGTTTTGTGCCTCTATATTAACATCATGCTTCCCAGGATATAAGTTAGAAATTTTATATTCTCCTTTTTCATCACTTGACACTGCTACTCTTGATGCCATGACTTGTGTCCTAGGAAGTACTTTGTCAATTCCTTCATCATATTGCCCGTTATAATTATTATCTACATATACCTTTCCATGTATGTTTCCATTTTCTACACTTGTAGTTTTACTTTTTACATCTGATAAATTAATTACTTTGTCTATTGTAAAACCATTACTTATAGTACTTTTTCCATTTGATCTTATAAATGAAGCTCCACCAGAAAACCAATAATCATAATCTATATCAAATGATAATCCATATATATCTCCATACCTTTCACTTTTTTCATAATATGCTCTATATCTAATTCCATTTTCTCTATATCTTTTACTTGTTATTTCAAATCTATATCTTGTGTCATCAAAGTCTCTAATTTTTCTATGATAAACTCCTGCATATAATGTATAGTTTCTAAAATAATAACTTCTTACACTAAAATCATGAGATATTGAATCTTTTTCAGTATTTTTATATATAGCATATTCAGGAATGAATGATCTAAATCTTGTTCTAAATACAGCTCCTATTTCTCTATCTTTAGTCCCATATAAATAATCTGCACTAAAATATTTTAATCCAACACTTAAATCATTAAATATAAATTTAGATTTGCTTGCACTCAAAGCCACTTCTTGTTTCTTATTAATTCTTTTTGCTGTAGTATTTGAATATTTTCCTCCTTCAGCAGTAAACATATAGTCTCCAATATTATGACTTAGGTCATAATAAAAATCAGATTCTCCTTTATTATTTCTAACTGTTTCAATTTCTATAGTATAAGGATTTTCCATAAACTGACTTGTATGAAGTACTCCCAATTTTATACTTTGGTTTTTTTGAGGATTATTATTTGTATAATGTGCATCATATTCTAAATCGTAAAATCCTGTTTTTATAGTAGTTGTATCAGTTAATCCATAATCTATTTCTCCAATAAATTGATTATATCTTCCATAACTTGATTCTCCTGCATGAAAGTTATATCCAAAATCTCCTTTTCTCTCTAATCTATTACCTGAATATCTATTTAAAGTTTCTTTTTTTATACTTCCATCAAGATTATAAATGATAATTTGAAAATAATCAGATCCAAATAATGAAGGAATATTTTCAAACTTATATTGTCCATTTACAACATCTTCATATGATAATAATTGCCCATTTTTATATAATTCTACAAATTTTCCCATTGGAGCATATCCAGAAATAGTTATCATATTTTCATCATATTCAGTAATTACTCTATAATCTTTTGTGAAACTAATTCCTCTTATCCCCCCTACAGTTCCTCTCAAACTTCTTGGCATATTCACAGCAACATCACCAAAAATTAAGTCATGGTTTTTATATACATCTCTATATGTCAATCTTGTTTGATAATTTTTAAGATCTGGATAAATACCATAATATATTTCTAAATCTCCATATAACATTGGACCTAAATATTCTGCTTCTAAATATTTATATTCATTTCTACTTGGCTTATAAGTCTTCCCATAATCATAAATTAAACGTAAGTTTCCAGGTGCCAAGATTTTTTTTTCAGTATAGATATTTTTTTTACTTCCATTATCTCCTTTTAAAAATTCTTCCTTCTTATATTTTCTAATATTATTTAACTCAGCAGGAATTGTAAATAAAGTTTTTATTTTGATCGTTAATCTATCTTCATCTTTATCAATTTCAGATATCCCTATAAGATTATGTAAAAAATCTATATCTACATATATTTTTCTTCTTTTTCTATAATTTCATCTATAAAAGAAATTTTATTGTTTCCTTTTTTTATATATTTTTTTTCAAAATCTATATATTTTTCTTGCCCATATATATTTCCAACATCTAGTGTAAATCGTTCATTTATCCATTGATTATTTGTTATTTCTAAAATATTCAACATATTTTGAAGTTCAATATACAGGTTTCCGTTTATAATATGTACTTTTGTTCCACTAGTTCTTATTTTTTTGTTTATTTCAAAAGAATATAATCCTATTTCTGTTTCTGAATATAAAGTTAGCTTTAAAAAGAAGAAAAAAAGAAAGAAAAAAAAATATTTTTTTTTAAAATTTTTTTTTGTATTCATCTCTAATATACTCCTTATCTTCTAACTGATCTTAATTGATCTAAAACAATATCTTTAAGGTTAATATAAGCTTTTCCAGTAGTATCTTGTTTTTCTGCTGAAAATCCGTACATTGCTCCTTCTTCCAAATTCTCCAATTCTATTGTTAATTTAAAACTATATCTTAAATACCAAACATCAATAGGCCCAGTAGAATTTGGATTAGAAAATTTAAATGTTCCATTTGTATCAGTAGTGTTGCCACGTACCTCTATCACATTGATTTGGCCTCCTTTAACTTTCAATGTTCCATTAGGATTCCCTCCTCCTATAAAAGATACAATATCACTATAGCTCCATGTTTTTGTATTATCAATTCCATTCATAACAAGCTGTATATCTTCTGATCCATCTACTGTTTCCCCATTTTTTCCCATTTCAATTGTAATTTCTACAGTTCCTATATCTATTTCTCCATTTATCCCATTTTCAAAGTGCCCTAAGTCAATTATCTGTCTTCCTCCTGTCCCTGTTCCTATTTTATAAAAACTTGTTACTCCATCAGGACTTAAAGATACAGTTATAGTTTGAGCTGCTGCATAGGAAAATTTAAAATTTAATATATTTATCAATAAAAAAATCCCAATTTTAACTACATTTAGTTTTTTCATGATTACATTCTCCTTTTATAAAGTTATTACATTCCTAAGAATTCAACATTTAATCTTGCTGTCCCACTATAATCTGGGCTATCTTCAGTTAATTTATCTAATTTAGGAGTTATCATCTTATTATCTTCATTAAAATTAGCATTTATATATACAGTATCTACTTTTAATGTCCCACTTTGAATAGTTTGATTAAATGGTTTCATTAATTCTTCACTTATTTTTACTCCTTCAGCAGTAGAAAAATATATTTTTCCTGCTATTTTGTCTTCAGGTTTTCCATCTTTTATTAAAGAAAATTCTCCATTATTTTCAAAAGAAAGTTTTACTTTATTATAAATAGTAGTCACTATAGTTTTATTTATTGCATCATTGTCTATAATTCCATTATTAAATTTAATTTCGATTTTAACACTAAGAGGTTTTCCTGAAGAATTAGAATTTGTATAAGTGAAGGCTTGATTTCCCGAGGCTATTCGCATAGGTTCTGGAGAATCTACTTCTACTTTTAAAGGAGGGAGAGTTTTATAAACAATTGTTAATCCTCCATCTCCATTTATTCCACTTGTAAATTGCCAATCACTACTACTAAAAATACTAATGTTTAAAATAATCCCCAAAAGAAAAATAAAAATCTTTTTATTCATTTACTTCCTCCAGTTTTCTAGTACTAGATAATACTTCTATATTTACTCTTACTGTACCTTCATACTCTCCTATTTTAGCTTCACCTATTCCTCTTATTTCTCCCTTTACTGGAATAAAATTTGCATTATTATTTCCATGGATTGTGTAACTATCTTCAAAATTTTTTAAATAAACATCTATGGTTTCAACTGCAGCTCTTTCACCTTTATTTATATTTTTTATTTCACTTTTATTCACTGATGTATCTGGTTCTTTATATTTAATTTGAATTGATGTATAATTTTTATCTACTTCTTTTGTTGTTGGTAAATCATAGCTTAATTTTACCTTTACTTCATTGTTTTCTCCATTTGATATTTCTATTGCAGTTTCAGCATATATAGTATCTGTGGTACCTTTTAATATATTTCCAAAATCTAAGTCTTTAGCTTTCGCAACTAAAAGGCTGTCAGTTACAAATAAATCAAAACGTATTTCTTTTGTTATCGTGTTTGTTGCCCTAGACGCACAAAAACTATAAACTGAAATTAAAATAAATAAAATTGGAATTATGTTAAAAAATATCACCTTATTGTTTATTTTTTTTCCCATAATTTATTCCTCTCTTCCTTAATTTATCTTTAAGAAGGTAAAATTTTATAGAATTTTACCTTCTTAAAGTTTAATATTATTATTTTATAGTAAATGCTCTATTTAGAGTTTAAAAAATTTTTTTATTTTAATAATCTTAAGGTTGTGGAGTAGTAGCAGCATATTCAGCATATACTCTTACTGTTCCTTCATAATTTCCTAGTTTTTGATGTTGTCCTAAGTTTCCATTGGTTGTATCAGCAGTTGATGCTGAAGCTCCTGCTAAAGCACTGTCATAAGCATAAAAATGTGCTGTTAAAGTTTTTCTAGCCATTCCTGTAGCCATATTTACATTATCTCCTCCATTTGCATCAGTAGCTACTTTTATTCCTTCTACTTTGACATTTCCAATTACTGTTCTTGTTTCTGTATCTTCTTTTCCACTAAATGAATGCCAGTCTAAATCAAGATTATCTCTATCTAAATATGTTTTAAAAGATGTTCCTGTAGCATCTTTTGCTGATCTGTAAGTTACTACTCCAGGTGTTATTGCATCTATACGCTCTAATGAAGCATATATATTTGCATTATTTGTATCCCTTACTAAGTTCCCAAAATCAATTGGAGATGCCTCATTTACTGCTATTGAATCAACTACATTAGCAGTTACTCTTACGTCTACCCAACTTCCATTTGCTGTACTTCCTGTTATCGCTGGTCCTACCCCCTCTCTAATTGCAAATGCTGTTGCAGATGCCAGCATAAAAGCTGACAATAATAATAATTTTTTTTTCATTTTCATTTCCTCCTTGAAATATATTTTTTTATATAGATTACTTTATAATTAAATTATTTATATTAGAAATTTTTACTCTAATTTTTAATCATAAAGTAGAATCCCCCTATTTGAAATTTTTTATAATATTTCCTTTTGAGTCCTTTAAATATATTTTTTGAACACTCATACCTTCTGGAAAATCTTGAGATATTTTTTCATCATATCCTTCTACCACTAAAATCTCTCTTTGTTCTATTTTTGGGCTTCCATCTTTTCTTTTGCCCTCATATACTAGGATATATTTTGTTGTTATTTCTCCATCATTTTTTAATGTAAACTCTATCTCATCTTTTTTGACTTTTTCATTTGAAACAGTTCCTGAAACTTTTAGATTTTCTTTAGCTCCTGAATAACCATACACAACAACTCCTAAATTAATTAACATATTTACTTGGCTACTAGTAACTCCCTCTTTTAATACTACTTTTCCTTCCGAATTTAATGCTTTTTGCTCTAATTCTTCCATAAATAAAAGTGCTCTATATTCTCCTTTTGCTAAACCTGCAGGAGGTTCTATAGCAAATTTTACAGTTCTTTGCCCTTTAGGAGGAACAGTAATGACTTTAGGATATATAGTTCCCCATTTTCCCAAATATTTTTCATCTGAATCCTGTCTAAATGGTCTAAAAGATATTCTTACTCTTTCTGGTTTATCTTTTCTATTAAAAAATGTTACATCTTGAGTATTTCCTAAAACACTTAGTTGATATTCAAAAGTAGGGGGTATTATCTCTATTGCATAAGTTGATAATCCTATTCCTATAAAAGATAAGAATAATATAATTATTTTATTTTTCCATAAATCTTTCAAATTTTTACATATTGTCTTCATCTTCGTAGAAGCTCACCTCTATTCTTCTATTCAATTTTCTATTTTCAAATGTATCATTATCTACTTTATATTCATTCTTCACTGTTTCTCTAGGATCAATTTTCATAATATTTACTTTTTCAGTTAATCCATTATTATTAAATTCTTGTATTAAATTATCCATTCTTTCATTTGCCAATCTTACATTAAGTTCTTTACTTCCTGTATTATCCGAATAAGCTTTTAATTCTAATATTCCTGATTTATCATATTCATTTAATGTATTTGTCATATCTTGAATATTTTGTATTTGTTTAATAGGAACTTGTGTCTTATAAGCTTCATATCCTCCTGTTAATTCATCTCCTTCTATTGTTAACTTAAATACTGGTTCTGGTGGTAACTCTATATTTTCTATTTGGGGAACAATAACAGGCATATCTATTTTTGGAGTTGTTGAAGATATATCTCCAAATACATATCCAAATTTTAGACCTATCATGTTGTAGTCCTTATCATAATAATTGTTTTTTAATTTTGTTGATTCTGCAAGCAATTGTACATTAAATCTCCCAAAACTTTTTTCAAGACCTGCTGCTACATAATATTTAGAATCAAATTCTTTTTGACTAGTTCTTCCAAGTCTTGCTACTAATGAGTATGATTTTCCTATTTTTCTTTTAGCTAAAATGTAATACGTATATAACCTCTCTCCATCTTCTTTAACATAATCTTTCTCTAATTTTCCTTTTACCTCTCCTCCAAATCCTATTGAATATTTTTCAAATGGTCTATATACTTCCATTCCAAAGTCAAGACCATTACTAAAACTTTCAGATCGACTATCTCCTCCATAAGTTTCATAAGGTGTGATTCCAACTTTTAATTCATAATTCAGCTTTATTTCATCTTTATTCGGAGTTACATCAGCCCCATATATTATATTTTCTGTTCCTAGTAATGATAATGCAGCTAATAAAACATATTTTATCCTCTTTTCACACATAATCAATTGAATTCCTCCTTAATATTAAGCTATAGGTTAAATATATATTCTTTATTAAAAGAATACAGATTCTTTATTTATTTTTTTCCTATTTCGGAAATTAATCTATTTTTTTAGTTTTTAAGATATATATGAATTAATATAAAATAAAAATAGATTTATTTAAAATATAAAATTATAGTTAATTTAATTCTTAATTTAATTCAAATTTTCATAACTTAAACATATAAAAAACACTTTTATAAAATTATTTACTTCCTTTTACTTTCTATATTAATTATTTATAATTCTATAAATTCTTTTTAATTTGTATACAATTGGCAAAAAAAAAAAAAATAATATATATTATCACTTATGTAAAAAAATATACGCATAAAATATAGAAAAAAACGAAACAAACATATATTTTAAAAACTATTAAAATTTATGTGAAGCTTCATTAAAAATAATTCTTTATTTACCCTAAATTATGAA encodes:
- a CDS encoding ShlB/FhaC/HecB family hemolysin secretion/activation protein; this translates as MRLKLKKILYKTHNWFMILLFLLGISQIIIAETTRPGPAMRDPLRDIENTQRLLEMRRQQEYINQQLMYPNKNETEKEESKLGFEEGKKYLFTDITVIGSKLFKNEMDKIIAAYINTEMNEQDIYELLVKLSNVFLTKGYVTTLVTLKYGNINEGQLIYEVKEGKVRNIKMTGKEETTLDKIKLKLAFPMKKGDLLTTQDMDQGLENINVGGYNNMTEIAPTEEYGYSDILIEENYTSTGFSVGMDDSGYKDKGRNKININFSQDNLFGINDRLTLNYIERLTDDRKLDKEANYDIGYSVPIGYWRISYNYNMGDNYNTTISDLGSYKNKSRSKKHKLKVSKIISRGQYYKTTVHGGITYRDNYNTMNGIVIDVSTKKYANTVIGIDHSNRLFGGTVFGIIEYERGVPWFGAEGDPKVLKEGDYKVEYDKLNFNLDWQRMFSIKDHLFQYRMGIGGSYSDDRLLSANQFTMGDEYTVRGFKESSVVGNKGVYINNTITYLGTQNANSFLSAIKPFIGLDGGISRDKDLPNSDKIAGFAIGFRIARGAFNLGFTYGIPLVWAKDMPREQNPIYFNISYNF